The window tactTACTGACAGCCAATCATTAagaatcaaatttaagtaaCACTATCACCCTAAACAAATCATACATCTTAATAAAAAcagttatattatatttacatGTCACCTAAATTTAATAAGGATCAGTTATTCATGCTTTTACAATATCTAACGAGGTTTATTCAAGTAATTAAATTCATAATAGATTTGAAGTGTACGTTAAGGTATAAAAGGTCAAACTTCATTATAATCAAACGTTTCCTCATGGATTACAAAGCAACATACTTGATAAAACCATCAAGAACcaatatatagatagatagagagagagagagacaaatgTGGATATTTTGGTGTCACCATATTTGTAAAAGCATGTGCACTTCCCTTCATGCATGACAAGAAATCTCAATAGTCTCTTGCGGTGGAAATACATgagtcttcttcctcatcgtcATCAACAGTTATTTTATAATCAGCTGGCAAAAAGGCGTTAAATTCGATGATTAAGTTGTTATGTCCGCTAAACAACTCCTTCGCTCGAGCAACCACAGACTCCACATTAGAATGATCATTCCTGTTAATCAAGAGGTAG is drawn from Camelina sativa cultivar DH55 chromosome 8, Cs, whole genome shotgun sequence and contains these coding sequences:
- the LOC104705777 gene encoding paired amphipathic helix protein Sin3-like 2 — encoded protein: MDASNERRRQENRNNAATFLAEVKDTFHDQRDKYVMFLSIMKELRNVRNDHSNVESVVARAKELFSGHNNLIIEFNAFLPADYKITVDDDEEEDSCISTARDY